A window of Fusarium fujikuroi IMI 58289 draft genome, chromosome FFUJ_chr10 genomic DNA:
TCATGTTCTTGGTATACCTCCTACGTCATGTGGGCTCAACAAATCATGATTATCCACTCCCGGTCTCTCCTTTCCAAGCGCCGTCAGCAAATTATTCTTTTCGGGAAGGACACGTCACGATTTTAATCTGCTTTAACTCTCAACGTTATTCATTGGATGGAGTCCGTGAAACTACCGCCGGAGAAACCGAGAGGGTCCGGCTTTAGGGGGACTGTAGCCAATCGCTGGTTATTCGCACAGCTAGACCAAATTGCACTCCGCTCCTCAGGACCTTTGTCGAGAATGTGTGTGCCAGCTTGCAACTAGTTACAATATCAGTGCGAAAGCTCGTTCTAGAGCATCAGCTATAAGATGACAGAATCGCACCTTGCATTTCACCCTCTCCATTCTTGCCTGAACTCCTCTAATCCGGCCTCCTTTCACAATCATGGGTTTAGTCCAGTTCGAGGATGGAAAGGTCCTCTATTACCCATATACACCTTCGACTGCAGCTGGCTATGGCTTCATGGCATGCTTTGCCATTGTCACATGCGTACACATCGTCCGTGTCGTGCAGACCAAAAGGCGTTTTTTTATCCCCATGATCCTTGGTGGTATATGTACGCCTTGGCGCTCCGTCGTCAACACCGCAACTCTTGCTGACTGTCCCTTTAGGCGAGACATTTGGATATTATGGTCGCGCTTGGGCCGGTCAGCTACCCAACTCGCCCAGGCCATTCATGTTGCAACTCATGCTCATTCTTGTCGCACCGGTGTTTATCTGTGCTACCATATACGTCACGCTAGGGCGACTAAAACACCGTGTTCTCGGCCGACCTAATCGAAAATGCAACATAACAGTACTATTTATTCTTACCGATATCGTGGCTTTCTGCTCCCAGATCGGCGGTGGTCTCGTCCAAGTTACCGGCAATCTTGACCTCATGAAG
This region includes:
- a CDS encoding related to 7-aminocholesterol resistance protein is translated as MGLVQFEDGKVLYYPYTPSTAAGYGFMACFAIVTCVHIVRVVQTKRRFFIPMILGGICETFGYYGRAWAGQLPNSPRPFMLQLMLILVAPVFICATIYVTLGRLKHRVLGRPNRKCNITVLFILTDIVAFCSQIGGGLVQVTGNLDLMKIGDHVILGGLVFQLVVLTIYLGMVYKFLREAKRRHDINGPRWEPFTAALAGTVVAVWIRNLVRAIEFMQGFHGFISENEAMLYTFDALLMLLVMVAFIPFYNSSSIVSQHVKGGWDAIELGP